Proteins encoded by one window of Streptococcus sanguinis:
- a CDS encoding GH32 C-terminal domain-containing protein translates to MKNHQEKVCKNWFMRKSGKRWVFGCALLAFGAFLLDGGGVVYADEGKANPAPAQVLQADSSAVSKPESGQIAASTRNADKTENLVAGETAATEASSQDAAVESANQKADKEEQVTANAKEIKQEEDEQPAAKEVAAEKLPAVETVDKQPGFNTNLAEAKGDKNGVWEVREQGLYSDARGKGDSFLYSQSQGKDFVYSTDVTFLSKEGAAALIFRSNNNPDDKSSYAVNIDGGSNNVKFWRWQGGRDYQFINEKHIEPTDDNKYRLKVVSIGSWVSYYVNDILVASSGDYTLQRDDKGQNTYLSEGYFGLLNWNSELLFQNTFYKEITPQSNPELEDIRVTSSVGKVEQKGQFSAPITIQYVKHDAENVDLTVVAKNPAAKVSVTDAAGRVYSDLKNIPLVVGANYLTVTSTVTDADGQEVSLTYRLNVHRRQADEVYYNELYRGQYHYSVKDGWANDPNGLVYYKGVYHFFYQFYDDTKWGPMHWGHATSKDLIHWEEQPIAFYPDANGAMFSGSIVADTTNSSGLFENDQGGLVALITADGNGQRIKLAYSKDEGRTWTKLDQIAADWTDDPLQSQDFRDPKVFRWEGKWFMVVAGGPLRIYSSDNLRNWKVESTYVDLHTECPDLYPLLADDGSLKWVLSRGGRSYKVGDFRQVEGKWTFVPDAEFAQADQVMNFGKDSYAAMTYYVQDFGSKANPTLPDIIESNWMNTWEDYCNLVADTVGQKFNGTFNLNLKLGIIKQDGSYRLTQTPIAAYQSLRQEDKAVLYKDVEVSEKNELLKDFSGDQYEIVSTFRPSETTKKVGFNLRVGDGEVTRVIYDLEKETLSIDRSQSGILLSNKFAQVDSQSVKRNADGSIDLHLYVDRSSLEVFAKGYTVAGANQIFPAPNSLAASVFVKGGAAKADIALYPLKGIWKDKQAVTKPLELVQASPVTNNIYVGDTLDLKAYVMPASVSQAISWNVDQPDLVFVTEDGNKLRVTALQRGVVKVTATSKENPSLSKAFTINISRNDFKTNVPDLKAVSGKWYVDGESLYNQNTSANDYYMGGQKIPFSEYNLDVDLKYQKGLINIFYASENVDPRNAYSIQFGDNDKIRFYHFMGETIAESSMNGKHLNDGQFHHVKLVKTKNGVSVSVDGVEYLNHQFDTVEPYYNDAYVGLGLWDGDLEARNFFVTNLHAPAVNKASLQKVVDSTVSLDPSLYTDETVQAYQSALARAQSLLADEKAEQADLDRAEQDLKTALAALAVKPSHQVTPEEGIKDLVEEKPFLEVVMEEIAYQTQEQENPELERGQRRILVAGQKGQKRVFVEVLKGQRTILGQEVLSLAVDELVEVGSKVVAESAKQPLTRTQPQALKQGEEEKVIPSPRLQPAPDSALPKTGTQEDKFLPLVGLAFLGMGLLAGRKKQED, encoded by the coding sequence TGCTGCGGAAAAACTCCCTGCCGTAGAGACTGTAGATAAGCAACCAGGCTTCAATACTAATTTGGCAGAAGCCAAGGGAGACAAAAATGGAGTTTGGGAAGTCCGAGAGCAAGGACTTTATAGTGATGCCAGAGGCAAAGGTGATAGTTTCCTTTACTCTCAAAGTCAGGGCAAGGATTTTGTTTACTCAACGGATGTAACTTTCCTCAGTAAGGAAGGGGCGGCAGCCCTCATTTTCCGCAGTAATAATAATCCAGATGACAAGAGCAGCTATGCAGTTAATATTGATGGTGGCAGCAACAATGTGAAGTTTTGGCGTTGGCAAGGCGGGCGTGATTATCAGTTTATCAATGAAAAGCATATCGAGCCAACGGATGATAATAAATATCGGCTCAAGGTCGTTTCAATTGGCTCTTGGGTATCCTACTATGTCAATGATATTCTAGTGGCCAGCTCAGGAGATTACACGCTTCAGAGAGATGATAAGGGGCAGAATACTTATCTGTCAGAAGGTTATTTTGGCTTACTAAACTGGAATAGCGAGCTGCTTTTTCAAAACACCTTTTACAAAGAAATCACTCCTCAGTCTAATCCCGAGTTGGAGGATATAAGGGTGACTTCTTCGGTTGGGAAAGTGGAGCAGAAAGGTCAGTTTAGTGCCCCTATTACTATCCAGTATGTCAAACATGATGCTGAGAATGTAGACTTGACTGTCGTAGCGAAAAATCCTGCTGCCAAGGTAAGCGTGACCGATGCTGCAGGTAGGGTTTATAGTGATTTGAAGAATATTCCGCTGGTAGTGGGGGCAAACTATCTGACTGTGACCAGCACTGTGACGGATGCGGATGGGCAGGAGGTCAGCCTGACTTACCGGCTCAATGTCCATCGTCGGCAGGCAGATGAGGTATACTACAATGAGCTCTATCGCGGTCAGTATCATTATTCGGTCAAGGACGGTTGGGCCAATGATCCCAACGGGCTGGTTTATTATAAGGGAGTCTATCATTTCTTCTATCAGTTTTATGACGATACCAAATGGGGGCCTATGCACTGGGGTCATGCGACCAGCAAGGATTTGATTCATTGGGAAGAACAGCCGATTGCCTTTTATCCGGATGCTAATGGGGCTATGTTCTCAGGCTCTATCGTAGCAGATACTACCAATTCCTCTGGTTTATTTGAAAATGACCAGGGCGGTTTAGTCGCACTGATTACTGCCGACGGAAACGGTCAGCGCATCAAGCTGGCCTACAGTAAAGATGAGGGCCGGACTTGGACGAAGCTTGATCAAATTGCAGCTGACTGGACGGACGATCCACTGCAATCTCAGGATTTTCGTGATCCCAAGGTCTTCCGTTGGGAGGGTAAATGGTTTATGGTCGTCGCAGGCGGACCGCTGAGAATTTATTCCTCTGATAATCTGCGTAATTGGAAGGTGGAGTCAACTTATGTGGATCTCCATACGGAGTGTCCAGATCTCTATCCTTTACTGGCAGACGATGGTAGCCTTAAGTGGGTCCTGTCTCGTGGCGGTCGCTCCTATAAGGTCGGTGATTTTAGACAGGTGGAGGGCAAGTGGACCTTCGTCCCAGATGCTGAGTTTGCTCAGGCTGATCAGGTTATGAACTTTGGTAAAGACTCTTATGCAGCCATGACTTACTACGTTCAGGACTTTGGCAGCAAGGCTAATCCAACCCTACCTGACATTATCGAGTCTAACTGGATGAATACCTGGGAAGACTACTGTAATCTGGTAGCCGATACCGTCGGTCAGAAGTTCAACGGAACCTTCAATCTTAACCTCAAACTAGGCATTATCAAGCAAGACGGCAGCTATCGGCTGACTCAGACGCCAATAGCAGCCTATCAGTCTCTGCGTCAGGAAGACAAGGCTGTGTTATATAAAGACGTGGAAGTTAGTGAGAAGAATGAGCTGTTGAAAGATTTTTCCGGTGATCAGTATGAAATTGTCTCTACTTTCCGGCCGAGTGAAACGACCAAGAAAGTCGGTTTTAACCTGCGGGTTGGAGATGGAGAAGTGACTAGAGTTATCTATGATTTAGAAAAGGAAACTCTTTCTATTGACCGCAGTCAGTCTGGGATTCTTCTCAGTAATAAATTTGCTCAGGTGGATAGTCAGTCCGTCAAACGCAATGCGGATGGCAGCATAGATCTGCATCTCTATGTAGATCGCTCCAGCCTAGAAGTCTTTGCCAAAGGATATACTGTGGCGGGTGCCAATCAGATATTCCCTGCGCCAAATAGCCTTGCGGCTAGTGTTTTTGTAAAAGGTGGTGCTGCTAAGGCTGACATTGCTCTTTATCCGCTGAAGGGCATCTGGAAAGACAAACAGGCAGTGACCAAACCACTGGAACTAGTGCAGGCTTCTCCTGTAACAAATAATATTTATGTCGGCGATACCTTGGATTTGAAGGCATATGTCATGCCAGCAAGTGTCTCTCAAGCGATCAGCTGGAATGTGGATCAGCCAGACCTGGTCTTTGTCACGGAAGATGGCAACAAGCTGCGAGTGACTGCTCTGCAAAGGGGTGTGGTCAAGGTAACGGCGACCTCTAAGGAAAATCCAAGCCTTTCCAAGGCCTTCACCATCAATATCAGCCGCAATGACTTTAAGACCAATGTTCCAGACTTAAAAGCTGTCTCTGGTAAGTGGTATGTCGACGGTGAAAGCCTCTATAATCAGAATACCAGCGCCAATGATTATTATATGGGAGGTCAGAAGATTCCTTTCTCTGAGTATAACTTGGATGTGGATCTCAAGTATCAAAAAGGCTTGATTAACATTTTCTATGCGTCTGAAAATGTTGATCCTCGCAATGCTTATTCTATTCAATTTGGCGATAATGATAAGATTCGATTTTACCACTTTATGGGAGAGACGATTGCAGAAAGTAGCATGAATGGCAAGCATCTTAATGACGGCCAGTTCCACCATGTTAAGCTAGTGAAAACTAAAAATGGTGTCAGTGTATCTGTGGACGGTGTAGAATACCTGAACCACCAATTTGATACGGTTGAGCCTTATTATAATGATGCCTACGTCGGTCTAGGACTCTGGGATGGAGACTTGGAAGCGCGCAATTTCTTTGTGACCAATCTTCATGCCCCAGCAGTTAATAAGGCTTCTCTGCAGAAAGTGGTAGACAGTACGGTTAGTCTAGATCCAAGCCTCTACACAGATGAGACAGTTCAGGCTTACCAGTCAGCCTTGGCTCGAGCCCAGTCTCTCTTGGCAGATGAAAAAGCGGAGCAGGCAGATTTAGATAGAGCAGAGCAAGATCTGAAGACAGCTCTTGCTGCTCTGGCTGTAAAACCAAGTCATCAGGTCACTCCGGAAGAGGGGATAAAGGACCTAGTGGAAGAAAAACCTTTCTTAGAAGTCGTAATGGAAGAGATTGCATATCAGACTCAAGAACAGGAAAATCCAGAACTGGAAAGAGGGCAGCGGCGGATACTTGTAGCCGGCCAAAAAGGTCAAAAACGAGTCTTTGTAGAAGTCTTGAAGGGTCAGCGAACCATCCTCGGTCAGGAAGTGCTCTCTCTAGCAGTTGACGAACTAGTAGAAGTTGGCAGCAAGGTGGTGGCTGAAAGTGCTAAACAGCCTTTGACAAGGACCCAGCCTCAAGCTCTAAAGCAAGGTGAGGAAGAGAAAGTTATTCCGTCGCCAAGATTGCAGCCAGCTCCCGACTCAGCTCTGCCTAAGACTGGCACTCAAGAAGATAAGTTTCTGCCTCTGGTTGGTTTAGCTTTTCTGGGAATGGGGCTTCTAGCTGGAAGAAAGAAACAAGAAGACTAA
- a CDS encoding NAD(P)H-dependent amine dehydrogenase family protein: MRNTKIRAVQYGCGKMSKVIFKYLLDHGVEIVGAIDNNPAVVGQDVGDFAELGYKTGVLISDKADSVFDQCDADIAIVTIASYMPEMYDFFETAIKHGVNIITTCEEAIYPWTTSPSETNRLDKLAKKYGVTVMGSGMQDIYWINMPCLAMSGLNRIQKVKGIASYNVEDYGLALAEAHGAGYDSERFEKEIASAESLPSYMWNAAEAICSKMNWTIQDISQKSVPYILDEDVYSETLGRTVPAGQVTGMSAVTTIHTHQGIELEVECIGKVYRENDGDMCDWEITGEPNLAFSVSKPDTVALTCATIVNRIPSVLDAPAGYVTSELARDLAYPTYPLHTYVEK, translated from the coding sequence ATGAGAAATACAAAAATTCGTGCTGTCCAATATGGCTGCGGCAAGATGTCTAAAGTGATTTTCAAGTACCTACTGGATCACGGTGTAGAAATCGTCGGAGCTATTGATAACAATCCAGCTGTTGTAGGGCAAGATGTCGGTGACTTTGCAGAGCTAGGCTATAAGACTGGTGTCCTGATTTCTGATAAGGCTGACAGTGTGTTTGACCAGTGTGACGCAGACATTGCCATTGTCACCATTGCTTCCTATATGCCGGAAATGTATGATTTTTTTGAAACAGCTATCAAGCATGGAGTTAATATCATCACGACCTGTGAGGAAGCCATCTACCCTTGGACGACGTCGCCATCCGAAACAAACCGCTTGGACAAGCTGGCTAAAAAATATGGTGTCACTGTAATGGGCTCAGGCATGCAGGATATTTACTGGATTAATATGCCTTGCTTGGCTATGTCTGGCCTTAATCGCATTCAAAAGGTGAAAGGGATTGCCAGCTATAATGTGGAAGATTATGGTCTGGCTTTGGCAGAAGCGCATGGTGCTGGTTACGATTCAGAGCGATTTGAAAAGGAAATTGCCAGTGCTGAGAGTCTGCCGTCCTATATGTGGAATGCTGCTGAAGCTATTTGCTCTAAGATGAACTGGACCATTCAGGATATTTCACAAAAAAGTGTTCCTTACATTTTGGATGAAGATGTTTATTCTGAAACGCTGGGTCGCACAGTTCCGGCGGGGCAAGTAACGGGTATGTCAGCTGTGACAACCATTCATACCCATCAGGGAATTGAGTTGGAAGTAGAGTGTATTGGCAAGGTCTATCGGGAAAATGACGGAGATATGTGTGATTGGGAAATTACTGGTGAGCCAAATCTAGCCTTTTCAGTCAGCAAGCCTGATACCGTAGCCTTGACCTGTGCCACTATCGTCAATCGAATCCCTTCTGTGCTAGATGCACCGGCAGGTTATGTGACCTCTGAGTTGGCGCGTGACTTGGCCTATCCGACCTATCCGCTTCATACCTATGTGGAAAAATAG
- a CDS encoding MerR family transcriptional regulator, whose protein sequence is MKKILRIGEFSQINQISIQTLRFYDQIGLLKPYKVDPETNYRYYHINQSSLVDSIQYLRQLNFSLEDIKEILSDKDHFQLHQLIEERYQRLLEEKENLEKQIQEIEIFRSGARIYGEKQSEQELEILTFPERQLLTFEIDQNIYQMKSEEYELALRCFKQEILRYSPFFTHFSRVGSIMKQEDFQKERWISKQLCLFHHTPNELPHLNRILLPAGNYAVAYCSSFADELKALPHFYQALIQAGYTPVGDYICEVIHEQPQLQEQHRDMFIRMQVQIED, encoded by the coding sequence ATGAAAAAAATTTTGCGTATCGGAGAATTTTCCCAAATAAATCAGATTTCCATCCAAACTCTACGATTCTATGACCAAATCGGTCTTTTAAAACCCTATAAAGTCGATCCAGAAACCAACTATCGCTACTACCACATCAATCAATCTTCTCTGGTTGACTCCATTCAGTACCTGCGTCAACTGAATTTTTCCTTAGAAGACATCAAAGAAATCCTATCTGACAAGGATCACTTTCAACTGCATCAGCTTATCGAGGAACGCTATCAGCGCCTTCTAGAGGAAAAAGAGAATTTAGAAAAACAAATCCAAGAAATCGAAATCTTTCGGTCTGGTGCCCGTATCTATGGCGAAAAACAGAGCGAGCAAGAACTGGAGATCCTAACTTTTCCTGAGCGTCAGCTGCTTACTTTTGAAATTGATCAAAATATTTATCAAATGAAAAGTGAAGAATACGAACTTGCTCTCCGCTGCTTCAAGCAAGAAATCCTGCGTTACAGTCCTTTTTTCACCCATTTCAGCCGTGTTGGTTCCATTATGAAACAAGAAGATTTCCAAAAAGAAAGATGGATTTCCAAGCAACTCTGTCTCTTCCATCATACTCCCAATGAACTCCCTCACTTAAATCGAATATTGCTGCCGGCAGGAAATTATGCTGTTGCTTACTGCTCTTCCTTTGCAGATGAACTTAAAGCTCTGCCGCATTTTTACCAGGCTCTTATCCAAGCTGGATATACTCCTGTGGGCGATTATATCTGCGAGGTCATTCATGAACAACCACAACTCCAGGAACAGCACCGCGATATGTTCATCCGGATGCAAGTTCAGATAGAGGATTAA